From a region of the Nyctibius grandis isolate bNycGra1 chromosome 12, bNycGra1.pri, whole genome shotgun sequence genome:
- the POP4 gene encoding ribonuclease P protein subunit p29 yields the protein MEGELYRRLLPREAGELRLQPQGSEEAKAFVNAFLKRSMPKKKDEAIQDILTRKAVVLEHYSKKKTKQKRKKPKGFTAKQRREMRLFEIEPEQQRYAIFLPLHELWKQYIRDLCHGLKPDAQPHMVQGKLLKADLHGAIVTVTKSKCPSYVGITGIILQEFKHVFKIITKEDKLKVVPKLNNVFSLEIDGFISYIYGSKFQLRASERSAKKFKLKGTIDL from the exons ATGGAGG GGGAGCTGTACCGCCGCCTGCTGCCGCGGGAGGCCGGGGAGCTGCGCCTCCAG cCTCAGGGATCAGAAGAGGCCAAAGCGTTTGTAAATGCCTTCCTGAAGCGTAGTAtgccaaaaaagaaagatgaagctATCCAGGATATATTAACTCGGAAAGCTGTAGTTCTTGAGCATTAttccaaaaaaaagacaaagcaaaagaggaagaaaccaAAAGGTTTTACTGCCAAGCAAAGGCGAGAAATGCGTCTTTTTGAAATTGAACCTGAACAGCAAAG ATACGCCATCTTTCTACCGCTACACGAACTCTGGAAACAGTATATCAGAGACCTGTGTCACGGTCTTAAACCAGATGC GCAACCACACATGGTTCAGGGCAAACTGCTAAAAGCTGATCTCCATGGAGCTATTGTTACAG TAACAAAATCAAAGTGCCCTTCTTACGTTGGGATAACAGGAATCATTCTACAGGAATTTAAACATGTCTTCAAAATTATCACTAAAGAGGACAAATTAAAAG ttgttCCCAAACTTAACAATGTATTTAGCCTGGAGATTGATGGATTCATTTCCTACATCTATGGAAGCAAGTTCCAGCTGAGAGCAAGTGAGCGATCTGCAAAAAAATTCAAGTTGAAAGGAACTATTGACCTATGA